A single genomic interval of Malania oleifera isolate guangnan ecotype guangnan chromosome 11, ASM2987363v1, whole genome shotgun sequence harbors:
- the LOC131143500 gene encoding omega-3 fatty acid desaturase, chloroplastic-like: MANLVLSECGIRPLPRINIRPRTGFVCNSHAGRAKIRFSQPEKWGTDLKIPFSSRGREWGLKVSAPLRVATVDGDERGERISGVNGLGDGADFNPGAPPPFKLADIRAAIPKHCWVKDPWKSMSYVFRDVVAVFGLAAAAAYLDTWFVWPLYWAAQGTMFWALFVLGHDCGHGSFSNNPKLNSVVGHLLHSSILVPYHGWRISHRTHHQNHGHVENDESWHPLPEKIYKNLDNITKILRFTAPFPMLAYPVYLWVRSPGKTGSHFHPSSDLFVPAERKDVITSTVCWAAMAALLVGLCFVMGPVQMLKLYGVPYWIFVMWLDFVTYMHHHGHEDKLPWYRGQEWNYLRGGLTTIDRDYGLINNIHHDIGTHVIHHLFPQIPHYHLIEATQAAKPVLGKYYREPKKSGFLPFHLIGSLLRSLKKDRYVSDAGDVVYYQTDLQLNKSPESK; the protein is encoded by the exons ATGGCGAACTTGGTCTTGTCGGAGTGCGGCATCAGGCCTCTTCCTCGAATCAACATCCGACCCAGAACCGGATTCGTGTGTAACAGCCACGCCGGCCGGGCAAAGATTAGATTTTCGCAACCAGAAAAGTGGGGAACGGATCTGAAAATTCCTTTCTCGAGTAGAGGGAGAGAGTGGGGGCTAAAGGTGAGTGCTCCTTTGAGGGTGGCGACGGTGGATGGAGATGAGAGAGGGGAGAGAATCAGCGGCGTTAATGGGCTCGGAGACGGCGCCGATTTCAATCCCGGGGCGCCGCCTCCGTTCAAGCTTGCCGACATTCGGGCCGCCATTCCCAAGCATTGTTGGGTGAAGGACCCCTGGAAGTCCATGAGCTATGTTTTTAGGGACGTCGTTGCGGTTTTTGGGTTAGCGGCGGCGGCTGCTTATCTGGACACTTGGTTTGTTTGGCCTCTTTATTGGGCTGCTCAGGGCACCATGTTCTGGGCTCTCTTTGTTCTCGGCCATGATTG CGGCCATGGAAGTTTCTCAAACAATCCCAAACTGAACAGTGTGGTTGGGCATTTGCTGCATTCTTCAATTCTTGTGCCTTATCATGGATG GAGAATTAGTCATAGGACTCATCATCAAAACCATGGGCATGTTGAGAATGATGAATCTTGGCACCCA CTACCTGAGAAAATTTACAAGAATTTGGATAACATTACCAAGATTTTGCGGTTCACAGCACCTTTTCCTATGCTTGCATATCCTGTCTATCTG TGGGTTAGAAGTCCTGGAAAGACTGGTTCCCACTTCCACCCAAGCAGTGACTTGTTTGTTCCCGCTGAGAGGAAAGATGTTATCACTTCCACTGTCTGTTGGGCAGCCATGGCTGCTTTGCTTGTGGGTTTGTGCTTTGTAATGGGTCCTGTTCAAATGCTTAAACTATATGGTGTTCCTTACTGG ATTTTTGTTATGTGGCTGGATTTTGTGACTTACATGCACCACCATGGCCATGAAGACAAACTTCCTTGGTATCGTGGCCAG GAATGGAATTATTTAAGGGGAGGGCTCACTACTATTGATCGTGATTACGGATTAATCAACAATATCCACCATGATATTGGAACCCATGTGATACATCATCTCTTCCCCCAAATCCCTCACTACCACTTGATAGAAGCG ACACAGGCAGCTAAACCAGTGCTCGGGAAGTATTACCGGGAGCCAAAGAAGTCAGGATTTCTGCCATTTCATCTAATTGGGAGCTTGTTAAGAAGCTTGAAAAAAGATCGTTATGTCAGTGACGCTGGGGATGTTGTGTACTACCAAACTGACCTGCAGCTTAACAAGTCtcctgaatccaaatga